A stretch of the Acidimicrobiales bacterium genome encodes the following:
- the hydA gene encoding dihydropyrimidinase gives MRSVITGGTVVASSGPYPADVLIDGERIAALTAPGSELAAAFGATADVRVDATGRLVIPGGVDVHTHLEMPFGGTTSSDTFETGTRAAAFGGTTTIVDFAIQRRGESLRAGLDAWHAKAEGRCAVDYGFHLIVSDVNDATLAEMDSLVDEGVTSFKLFMAYPGVFYSSDGEIFRAMRRAAGNGATIMVHAENGLAIDVLVAEALGRGERAPRYHGLTRPSRLEGEATRRAIDLAAQAGAPLYVVHLSAAEALEAIAEARDAGQNVFAETCPQYLFLTDDDLARDGFEGAKYVCSPPLRPREHHGPLWRGLRTDDLSVVSTDHCPFCFKEQKELGIGDFSRIPNGLPGIEHRLELTYQGVVRGDLSLARWVELNATAPARLFGLYPRKGVIAPGSDADVVVYDPSARRTISASTHHMRVDYSAYEGMEVTGCVDAVFSRGRLVVSGGRYLGEAGHGRFLERQPNGCLR, from the coding sequence GTGCGCAGCGTGATCACCGGCGGGACGGTCGTCGCCTCGAGCGGGCCGTACCCTGCGGACGTCCTCATCGACGGCGAGCGCATCGCCGCGCTGACGGCCCCCGGCTCCGAGCTCGCCGCCGCCTTCGGCGCCACCGCTGACGTGCGGGTCGACGCGACCGGGCGGCTCGTGATCCCCGGCGGGGTCGACGTGCACACGCACCTCGAGATGCCCTTCGGCGGCACGACGTCGAGCGACACCTTCGAGACGGGCACGCGCGCGGCGGCCTTCGGCGGCACGACGACCATCGTCGACTTCGCGATCCAGCGTCGCGGCGAGTCGCTGCGTGCCGGCCTCGACGCCTGGCACGCCAAGGCCGAGGGGCGCTGCGCCGTCGACTACGGGTTCCACCTCATCGTCTCGGACGTGAACGACGCGACGCTCGCGGAGATGGACTCGCTCGTCGACGAGGGGGTGACGAGCTTCAAGCTCTTCATGGCCTACCCCGGCGTCTTCTACTCGAGCGACGGGGAGATCTTCCGGGCGATGCGGCGAGCGGCCGGCAACGGCGCCACGATCATGGTGCACGCCGAGAACGGCCTCGCGATCGACGTTCTCGTCGCCGAGGCGCTCGGGCGCGGCGAGCGAGCGCCCCGCTACCACGGCCTGACCCGGCCGTCGCGCCTCGAGGGGGAGGCGACCCGTCGAGCGATCGACCTCGCCGCGCAGGCCGGTGCCCCGCTCTACGTCGTGCACCTGTCCGCCGCCGAGGCGCTCGAGGCGATCGCCGAGGCGCGCGACGCGGGCCAGAACGTCTTCGCCGAGACCTGCCCGCAGTACCTCTTCCTCACGGACGACGACCTCGCGCGCGACGGCTTCGAGGGGGCGAAGTACGTCTGCTCGCCGCCGCTGCGCCCGCGCGAGCACCACGGGCCGCTGTGGCGGGGGCTGCGCACCGACGACCTCTCCGTGGTCTCGACCGACCACTGCCCGTTCTGCTTCAAGGAGCAGAAGGAGCTCGGCATCGGCGACTTCTCGCGGATCCCGAACGGGCTGCCGGGCATCGAGCACCGCCTGGAGCTCACCTACCAGGGCGTGGTTCGCGGCGACCTGTCGCTCGCGCGCTGGGTCGAGCTGAACGCCACGGCGCCGGCGCGCCTGTTCGGCCTCTACCCTCGCAAGGGGGTCATCGCCCCGGGGTCGGACGCCGACGTCGTCGTCTACGACCCGAGCGCGCGCCGCACGATCTCCGCCTCGACGCACCACATGCGCGTCGACTACTCGGCCTACGAGGGGATGGAGGTCACCGGCTGCGTCGACGCCGTCTTCTCGCGCGGCCGGCTCGTCGTGTCCGGCGGCCGCTACCTCGGCGAGGCCGGCCACGGCCGCTTCCTCGAGCGCCAGCCGAACGGCTGCCTGCGCTGA
- a CDS encoding nitrilase-related carbon-nitrogen hydrolase: MGEIVRAALVQCRWTGDKQSMIDANVALARRAAAQGAQVVCFQELFYGPYFCQVQERRYYEYTEPVPGGPTVQAMRELARELGLVLVVPVYEIEQPGCYYNTAFVVDADGSYVGKYRKTHIPHLPGFWEKFYFRPGNLGYPVFATAVGAIGVYICYDRHFPEGWRALGLGGARIVFNPSATSRGLSAHLWRLEQPAAAVANQYFVGAVNRVGVEPLGDDEFYGSSYFVDPRGALVGEAGSDRDDEVVVRDLDMGLLAEVRDTWAFYRDRNPAAYGPLVAP; the protein is encoded by the coding sequence ATGGGCGAGATCGTTCGAGCAGCGCTGGTCCAGTGTCGCTGGACCGGCGACAAGCAGTCGATGATCGACGCGAACGTGGCGCTCGCCCGCCGAGCGGCCGCGCAGGGGGCGCAGGTGGTCTGCTTCCAGGAGCTGTTCTACGGGCCGTACTTCTGCCAGGTCCAAGAGCGCAGGTACTACGAGTACACCGAGCCGGTCCCCGGGGGGCCGACCGTGCAGGCGATGCGAGAGCTGGCCCGCGAGCTCGGCCTCGTCCTCGTCGTCCCGGTCTACGAGATCGAGCAGCCCGGCTGCTACTACAACACGGCCTTCGTCGTCGACGCCGACGGCTCCTACGTCGGCAAGTACCGGAAGACGCACATCCCGCACCTGCCTGGCTTCTGGGAGAAGTTCTACTTCCGACCGGGGAACCTCGGGTACCCGGTGTTCGCCACCGCCGTCGGCGCGATCGGCGTCTACATCTGCTACGACCGCCACTTCCCGGAGGGCTGGCGCGCCCTCGGCCTCGGCGGGGCGCGCATCGTCTTCAACCCGTCGGCGACCAGCCGGGGCCTGTCCGCGCACCTGTGGCGCCTCGAGCAGCCGGCCGCCGCGGTGGCGAACCAGTACTTCGTCGGCGCCGTCAACCGTGTCGGCGTCGAGCCGCTCGGCGACGACGAGTTCTACGGCAGCTCCTACTTCGTCGACCCCCGCGGCGCCCTCGTCGGGGAGGCCGGCTCCGACCGAGACGACGAGGTCGTCGTGCGCGACCTCGACATGGGGCTGCTCGCCGAGGTGCGCGACACCTGGGCCTTCTACCGCGACCGCAACCCCGCGGCCTACGGGCCGCTCGTGGCGCCCTGA
- the mmsA gene encoding CoA-acylating methylmalonate-semialdehyde dehydrogenase → MRHVTHLVANEPWSKGARRTGDLVDPATGRVTGTVDLAGAEEVDAAVAAASAASHEWRTCSLARRTELLFRLRDLLARRGQEVAELVSAEHGKVRSDALGEVRRGLEVVELACGIGELVKGEHSREVSSGIDACSLREPLGVVAGITPFNFPAMVPLWLVPLALACGNTFVLKPSEKAPAAPSLLAALFAEAGFPPGVLNVVHGDAEAAAALVAHPEVAAVSFVGSTATARAVYGAAAAQGKRVQALGGAKNHLVVLEDADLDAAADAAVSGAFGSSGERCMAVSVVVAVGGVGDALVARLRERAARIALGPATDPRAEMGPLISRPHLERVLAYLESGVAAGARLVLDGRQHPTSGEPGGFWLGPCLFDCVEPGMPIYDDEIFGPLLCVVRVATLAEALGLVRANPYGNGAAVFTRDGAAARVFEREVPVGMVGVNVPVPAPVATHPFGGWKASLFGDLHVCGPDAIRFYTRLKVVTSRWAPPPPAGPGLAFPTRV, encoded by the coding sequence GTGAGGCACGTCACCCACCTCGTCGCCAACGAGCCGTGGTCGAAGGGCGCGCGCCGCACGGGCGACCTCGTCGACCCGGCGACCGGCCGGGTGACCGGCACCGTCGACCTCGCCGGCGCCGAGGAGGTCGATGCCGCGGTCGCGGCGGCGAGCGCCGCCTCCCACGAGTGGCGGACGTGCTCGCTCGCGCGTCGCACCGAGCTCCTCTTCCGGCTGCGGGACCTCCTCGCCCGCCGCGGCCAGGAGGTCGCCGAGCTCGTGAGCGCCGAGCACGGCAAGGTCCGGTCGGACGCGCTCGGCGAGGTGCGGCGCGGCCTCGAGGTCGTCGAGCTCGCGTGCGGGATCGGCGAGCTCGTGAAGGGCGAGCACTCCCGCGAGGTGTCGAGCGGGATCGACGCCTGCTCGCTGCGCGAGCCGCTCGGCGTCGTCGCGGGGATCACGCCCTTCAACTTCCCCGCGATGGTGCCGTTGTGGCTCGTCCCCCTCGCGCTCGCGTGCGGCAACACCTTCGTGCTCAAGCCGTCCGAGAAGGCCCCTGCCGCGCCGTCGCTGCTCGCCGCGCTCTTCGCCGAGGCCGGCTTCCCCCCGGGCGTGCTCAACGTGGTGCACGGCGACGCCGAGGCGGCCGCGGCGCTCGTCGCGCACCCCGAGGTCGCGGCGGTGAGCTTCGTCGGCTCGACCGCCACGGCGCGCGCCGTCTACGGCGCAGCTGCCGCCCAGGGCAAGCGGGTCCAGGCGCTCGGCGGGGCGAAGAACCACCTCGTCGTGCTGGAGGACGCCGACCTGGACGCTGCCGCGGACGCTGCGGTGAGCGGCGCCTTCGGGTCGTCGGGCGAGCGCTGCATGGCCGTGTCGGTCGTCGTCGCCGTGGGCGGCGTGGGCGACGCCCTCGTCGCCAGGCTGCGCGAGCGCGCGGCGCGCATCGCCCTCGGGCCGGCCACCGATCCGCGCGCCGAGATGGGCCCGCTCATCTCGCGCCCCCACCTCGAGCGCGTCCTCGCCTACCTCGAGTCGGGCGTCGCAGCGGGGGCGCGCCTCGTCCTCGACGGGCGGCAGCACCCGACGAGCGGCGAGCCCGGCGGCTTCTGGCTCGGCCCCTGCCTGTTCGATTGCGTCGAGCCCGGGATGCCGATCTACGACGACGAGATCTTCGGACCGCTGCTCTGCGTGGTGCGCGTCGCGACGCTCGCCGAGGCGCTCGGGCTCGTTCGCGCCAACCCCTACGGGAACGGCGCCGCGGTGTTCACCCGCGACGGCGCGGCGGCGCGGGTCTTCGAGCGCGAGGTCCCGGTCGGCATGGTCGGCGTCAACGTCCCCGTCCCGGCCCCGGTCGCGACCCACCCCTTCGGCGGCTGGAAGGCCTCGCTCTTCGGGGACCTCCACGTCTGCGGCCCGGATGCGATCCGCTTCTACACCCGTCTCAAGGTGGTCACGAGCCGGTGGGCGCCGCCGCCACCGGCAGGGCCAGGCCTCGCCTTCCCGACGCGGGTCTGA
- a CDS encoding aspartate aminotransferase family protein: protein MTASPGAHAELAERHRKVAPAWLGLYYDEPIELVSGEGCRVRDAEGNEYLDFFGGIVTTTSGHSVPEVVEAIREQAGRLLHCSTLYLIRPMVELAERLARLSTIPDAKVFFVNSGTEANEAALLCCCAARRSNQVLALRNSYHGRSFAAMAVTGNRAWSASSLSPFQVSYVRCPDRVRDPLGSRSDAARIEACVADLVEVIETTTAGDVACLIAEPIQGVGGFTVLPDGLLGAMKQVLDAYGILLVSDEVQTGWGRTGEHFWGFQAHDVVPDLLTVAKGLGNGVAIGGVVGRAAVIDALAAHSISTFGGNPLATRAALANLDYLLAHDLQANAAEVGAFLRAQLERCRRDLPLVGDVRGKGLMIGVELVEPGTTTPAPAAALGALEEARRRGLLVGRGGLHGNVLRLAPPLSLTLGEAAEGARILIASLEVVARQLVGEARP from the coding sequence ATGACCGCCTCGCCGGGCGCGCACGCCGAGCTCGCCGAGCGCCACCGCAAGGTGGCGCCGGCGTGGCTCGGCCTGTACTACGACGAGCCGATCGAGCTCGTCTCGGGCGAGGGCTGCCGCGTGCGAGACGCGGAGGGCAACGAGTACCTCGACTTCTTCGGCGGGATCGTGACGACGACGAGCGGCCACAGCGTCCCGGAGGTCGTCGAGGCGATCCGCGAGCAGGCCGGGCGCCTGCTGCACTGCTCGACGCTCTACCTGATCCGGCCGATGGTGGAGCTCGCCGAGCGGCTCGCGCGCCTCTCGACGATCCCGGACGCCAAGGTGTTCTTCGTCAACTCCGGGACCGAGGCGAACGAGGCGGCGCTGCTGTGCTGCTGCGCGGCGCGCCGCTCGAACCAGGTGCTCGCGCTGCGCAACAGCTACCACGGGCGCTCGTTCGCGGCGATGGCGGTGACGGGCAACCGTGCCTGGTCGGCCTCGAGCCTGAGCCCGTTCCAGGTGAGCTACGTGCGCTGCCCCGACCGCGTGCGGGACCCGCTCGGCAGCCGCTCGGACGCGGCGCGCATCGAGGCGTGCGTCGCCGACCTCGTCGAGGTGATCGAGACGACGACCGCGGGCGACGTGGCGTGCCTCATCGCCGAGCCGATCCAGGGAGTCGGCGGCTTCACCGTCCTCCCCGACGGCCTGCTCGGCGCGATGAAGCAGGTGCTCGACGCCTACGGCATCCTCCTCGTGTCCGACGAGGTGCAGACGGGGTGGGGGCGCACCGGCGAGCACTTCTGGGGCTTCCAGGCCCACGACGTCGTGCCGGACCTCCTCACGGTCGCCAAGGGCCTGGGCAACGGCGTCGCGATCGGCGGGGTCGTCGGCCGGGCGGCGGTGATCGACGCCCTCGCGGCGCACTCCATCTCGACCTTCGGGGGGAACCCGCTCGCGACGAGGGCGGCGCTCGCCAACCTCGACTACCTGCTCGCGCACGACCTCCAGGCGAACGCCGCCGAGGTGGGCGCCTTCCTCCGCGCGCAGCTCGAGCGCTGCCGCCGGGACCTCCCCCTCGTCGGCGACGTGCGTGGCAAGGGCCTCATGATCGGGGTCGAGCTCGTCGAGCCCGGCACGACCACCCCGGCACCCGCCGCGGCGCTCGGGGCGCTCGAGGAGGCGCGCCGGCGGGGGCTGCTCGTCGGCCGGGGAGGCCTGCACGGCAACGTGCTGCGCCTCGCGCCCCCGCTCAGCCTGACGCTCGGCGAGGCAGCCGAGGGGGCGCGCATCCTGATCGCGTCCCTCGAGGTCGTCGCGCGCCAGCTCGTCGGCGAGGCGCGCCCGTGA
- a CDS encoding pseudouridine-5'-phosphate glycosidase yields MAFGEEAGAARRAGRPLVALESTIISHGLPQPRNYEVARELEDLVRAGGACPATIAVLDGVVKVGLDDDELRRVAGEPGIRKLGLRDLAVALATKASGATTVSATACVASSVGIRVFATGGLGGVHRGWIDSWDESADLEALSRTRITVVSAGVKSILDIPATLQRLETLNVTVVGFRTREFPGFYLHGSGEMLDWCLESAEAVAAVMRAQDELDVPSALIVANAVPVEAQLDPALHERVLAEALRAAERNGVRGQQLTPYLLSYIFEATDGASLEANLAAVRGNVALGAQIACAYAAASRRGA; encoded by the coding sequence GTGGCGTTCGGCGAGGAGGCCGGCGCGGCGCGCCGCGCCGGCCGCCCACTCGTCGCCCTCGAGTCGACGATCATCTCCCACGGGCTCCCACAGCCCCGCAACTACGAGGTCGCCCGGGAGCTCGAGGACCTCGTGCGAGCCGGCGGGGCCTGCCCGGCGACGATCGCCGTGCTCGACGGGGTGGTGAAGGTCGGCCTCGACGACGACGAGCTGCGGCGCGTCGCGGGCGAGCCCGGCATCCGCAAGCTCGGGCTGCGCGACCTGGCGGTGGCGCTCGCGACGAAGGCGAGCGGCGCGACCACGGTCTCGGCGACCGCCTGCGTCGCGAGCAGCGTCGGGATCCGCGTCTTCGCCACCGGGGGGCTCGGCGGCGTGCACCGCGGCTGGATCGACTCCTGGGACGAGTCGGCGGACCTCGAGGCGCTGAGCCGGACGAGGATCACGGTCGTCTCGGCGGGGGTGAAGTCGATCCTCGACATCCCGGCGACGCTCCAGCGGCTCGAGACGCTGAACGTCACCGTCGTCGGCTTCCGTACCCGCGAGTTCCCCGGCTTCTACCTCCACGGCTCGGGCGAGATGCTCGACTGGTGCCTCGAGTCCGCGGAGGCGGTCGCGGCGGTGATGCGCGCCCAGGACGAGCTCGACGTGCCCTCCGCGCTCATCGTCGCCAACGCGGTGCCCGTGGAGGCGCAGCTCGACCCCGCGCTGCACGAGCGCGTCCTCGCGGAGGCGCTGCGCGCCGCCGAGCGCAACGGCGTGCGCGGCCAGCAGCTCACCCCCTACCTCCTCTCGTACATCTTCGAGGCGACCGACGGCGCCTCCCTCGAGGCAAACCTCGCGGCCGTGCGGGGCAACGTGGCGCTCGGTGCGCAGATCGCGTGCGCCTACGCCGCGGCCTCGCGCCGGGGGGCGTGA
- a CDS encoding extracellular solute-binding protein, which produces MISRRSRYLATAAMATAALLVTGGAAAASGRSSPTRVTRGFDTHKRVTITIADGWGDTPSVAAAFAGVVHNFERKYPNVRVNLETEGSNAYNEAINLRAASNNPPDVFMLSTAGYGPGFYDLAKAGDLEPLDAYAKAYGWYKRFSPTALEVFRLNRKTGQWGSGALYGLPEQNTMIGVFYNKKILHAIGFSSPPTTFAQFETTLALAKEKGYTPIAATKDAYVHDEMGLWDAFSSSEQPINNWVYGKSGTFASSANLRAVETLLTWQKDGYLQAGSEGLGYGNAVGALTGGSALYFFAGPWLDGAVQSSLGPDAGFMQLPSVSKRSPVGGGPSSPLVISSKSKHLAVDAAFLNFFNSTAESNYLVQHGWGPPGATVNPSVARTLPVTAEVLAILRRVEAPGGAGTTPYINWASPAVNNDIYSGLESVLANQMTPAQYLAQIQNDWVQFKAQRRS; this is translated from the coding sequence GTGATCTCCAGACGATCGCGCTACCTCGCGACGGCCGCCATGGCGACCGCGGCGCTGCTCGTGACGGGTGGCGCAGCGGCGGCCTCGGGCCGTTCGAGCCCGACTCGGGTGACCCGCGGCTTCGACACCCACAAGCGGGTCACCATCACCATCGCGGACGGCTGGGGCGACACGCCGAGCGTCGCGGCCGCCTTCGCGGGCGTCGTGCACAACTTCGAGCGGAAGTACCCGAACGTGCGGGTGAACCTCGAGACGGAGGGCTCGAACGCCTACAACGAGGCGATCAACCTGCGGGCGGCCTCGAACAACCCGCCGGACGTCTTCATGCTCTCGACGGCGGGGTACGGCCCGGGCTTCTACGACCTCGCGAAGGCGGGCGACCTCGAGCCGCTCGACGCCTACGCGAAGGCCTACGGCTGGTACAAGCGCTTCAGCCCGACCGCGCTCGAGGTCTTCCGCCTCAACCGCAAGACCGGCCAGTGGGGCAGCGGCGCGCTCTACGGGCTGCCCGAGCAGAACACGATGATCGGCGTCTTCTACAACAAGAAGATCCTGCACGCGATCGGCTTCAGCAGCCCGCCGACGACCTTCGCGCAGTTCGAGACGACCCTCGCGCTCGCGAAGGAGAAGGGCTACACCCCCATCGCGGCGACGAAGGACGCCTACGTCCACGACGAGATGGGCCTCTGGGACGCCTTCTCGAGCTCGGAGCAGCCGATCAACAACTGGGTCTACGGCAAGTCCGGGACCTTCGCGAGCTCGGCCAACCTGCGCGCCGTCGAGACGCTGCTCACCTGGCAGAAGGACGGCTACCTGCAGGCAGGATCCGAGGGCCTCGGCTACGGGAACGCGGTCGGCGCGCTGACCGGGGGGAGCGCGCTGTACTTCTTCGCCGGCCCCTGGCTCGACGGCGCGGTGCAGTCCTCGCTCGGTCCTGACGCGGGGTTCATGCAGCTGCCATCGGTGTCCAAGCGCTCCCCGGTCGGCGGCGGCCCGTCGTCGCCGCTCGTCATCAGCTCGAAGTCCAAGCACCTGGCCGTCGACGCCGCCTTCCTCAACTTCTTCAACAGCACGGCGGAGTCGAACTACCTCGTGCAGCACGGCTGGGGGCCGCCGGGCGCGACCGTCAACCCGTCGGTGGCGCGGACGCTGCCGGTGACCGCGGAGGTCCTCGCGATCCTGCGCAGGGTCGAGGCACCCGGCGGAGCCGGCACGACCCCGTACATCAACTGGGCGTCGCCGGCGGTGAACAACGACATCTACTCGGGCCTGGAGAGCGTGCTGGCCAACCAGATGACCCCGGCACAGTACCTCGCCCAGATCCAGAACGACTGGGTCCAGTTCAAGGCGCAGCGGAGGTCGTAG
- a CDS encoding sugar ABC transporter permease, with the protein MARAAVAVEAGRVHSPAGRRVAPRAVSAPARRQRTAYAYVLPALVLYALVVVVPFAHGVVISLFNWDGASPMHWVGVRNYAAAFGDPLVRQAVVHTLVIIAFYAAIPICLGLVLAAVLARLRLRLLATWRALLFLPQVISVVVVGVAWQWVVAENGPFNELLRAVGLASLTRVWLGDFTWALPTEGVIGIWLMSGLCMVLFIAGAQAIDPELYDAANVDGAGPVREFFTITVPGLRKVIAVASVLTLVGAINNFGLIWVTTEGGPGNQTQVLSTLIYTRAFVLNEVGDAAALAVLLAVVIMAAAIGISRLADRS; encoded by the coding sequence ATGGCGCGCGCCGCGGTCGCGGTCGAGGCCGGCCGGGTCCACAGCCCGGCCGGCCGGCGCGTCGCGCCTCGCGCCGTCAGCGCGCCGGCGCGGCGCCAGCGGACCGCCTACGCCTACGTCCTACCGGCGCTCGTGCTCTACGCGCTCGTCGTCGTCGTGCCCTTCGCGCACGGCGTCGTCATCTCGCTCTTCAACTGGGACGGGGCCTCGCCGATGCACTGGGTCGGCGTGCGCAACTACGCCGCCGCCTTCGGCGACCCGCTCGTGCGCCAGGCGGTCGTCCACACGCTCGTCATCATCGCCTTCTACGCCGCGATCCCCATCTGCCTCGGGCTCGTCCTCGCCGCAGTCCTCGCGCGGCTCCGCCTCCGCCTGCTCGCGACCTGGCGGGCGCTGCTCTTCCTGCCGCAGGTCATCTCCGTCGTCGTCGTCGGCGTCGCCTGGCAGTGGGTCGTCGCGGAGAACGGCCCGTTCAACGAGCTCCTGCGCGCCGTCGGCCTCGCCAGCCTGACGCGGGTCTGGCTCGGCGACTTCACCTGGGCGCTGCCCACGGAGGGGGTGATCGGCATCTGGCTCATGTCCGGGCTGTGCATGGTGCTCTTCATCGCCGGGGCCCAGGCGATCGACCCGGAGCTCTACGACGCCGCCAACGTGGACGGCGCCGGGCCGGTGCGCGAGTTCTTCACCATCACCGTCCCGGGCCTGCGCAAGGTGATCGCCGTCGCGTCGGTCCTCACCCTCGTCGGGGCGATCAACAACTTCGGGCTCATCTGGGTGACGACCGAGGGCGGGCCCGGCAACCAGACCCAGGTGCTGTCGACCCTCATCTACACGCGCGCGTTCGTGCTGAACGAGGTCGGCGACGCGGCGGCGCTCGCCGTGCTGCTCGCGGTCGTCATCATGGCAGCGGCCATCGGCATCTCGAGGCTGGCGGACCGCTCGTGA
- a CDS encoding carbohydrate ABC transporter permease, protein MSVHTRRDVAVRYAILVAASVLTLAPLVVVAIVSFFPPGTQLDGVSIPPHPTFAAYAHAWRFGDFGQALTTSAIVAIPVVAIVTTLSVLAGYAFGTMRFVGSRALFYVILAGMTVPFNVMIVPLYFDFQRVHLTDSYWGLIVPESGIYLAFGVFWMRAFFASVPPSLIESARLDGASSLRILWRILVPIGKPAILTLMMLTFLASWNEYLVPLVMSSSNQLQTVPLRLANFQGQYLTDVPSLAAASFIVAGPAIATYVATQRTFFRGLLQGALK, encoded by the coding sequence GTGAGCGTCCACACGCGGCGCGACGTCGCCGTCCGCTACGCCATCCTCGTCGCCGCGTCGGTCCTCACCCTGGCGCCGCTCGTGGTCGTCGCCATCGTCTCGTTCTTCCCGCCCGGCACGCAGCTCGACGGCGTGTCGATCCCGCCGCACCCCACCTTCGCCGCCTACGCCCACGCGTGGCGCTTCGGCGACTTCGGCCAGGCGCTCACCACGAGCGCGATCGTGGCGATCCCGGTCGTGGCGATCGTGACGACCCTCTCGGTGCTCGCCGGCTACGCCTTCGGGACGATGCGCTTCGTGGGCTCGAGGGCTCTCTTCTACGTCATCCTCGCGGGGATGACCGTCCCGTTCAACGTCATGATCGTGCCCCTCTACTTCGACTTCCAGCGGGTCCACCTGACCGACTCCTACTGGGGCCTCATCGTCCCCGAGTCGGGGATCTACCTCGCGTTCGGCGTGTTCTGGATGCGCGCCTTCTTCGCCTCCGTCCCCCCGTCCCTCATCGAGTCGGCGCGCCTCGACGGCGCCTCGAGCCTGCGCATCCTGTGGCGGATCCTCGTCCCGATCGGCAAGCCGGCAATCCTCACCCTCATGATGCTGACGTTCCTCGCGTCGTGGAACGAGTACCTCGTGCCGCTCGTCATGTCGAGCTCGAACCAGCTCCAGACCGTGCCGCTGCGGCTCGCCAACTTCCAGGGCCAGTACCTGACCGACGTGCCATCGCTCGCCGCGGCCTCGTTCATCGTCGCCGGACCGGCCATCGCCACCTACGTGGCGACGCAGCGGACCTTCTTCCGAGGGCTGCTCCAGGGGGCGCTCAAGTGA
- a CDS encoding nucleoside phosphorylase: MPTHAATSPISRRPGRREHLRAAQGEVGGYVLLPGDPGRVPLVASHLTGAREVAHFREFRTFTGELDGERVSVTSTGVGGPSAAIAVEELAQLGAHTFVRIGTCGAMQPDMSIGELVIASGAIRDEGTTRQYVPLEFPAVAHPAVLEALAASAAELAAPYRVGVVHSKDSFYGQHEPGRMPIADELAARWRAFTAAGALCSEMETAALFIVAGAVLKGRVGSVLAVAGNQVSGEHLDLPGARERRDAGIERAVACAIGALRRLIAAARVT, encoded by the coding sequence GTGCCCACCCACGCCGCGACGAGCCCCATCTCGCGCCGGCCGGGACGGCGCGAGCACCTGCGCGCCGCGCAGGGCGAGGTCGGCGGGTACGTCCTGCTGCCCGGCGACCCCGGGCGCGTGCCGCTCGTCGCGTCGCACCTCACCGGCGCGCGCGAGGTCGCGCACTTCCGCGAGTTCCGCACCTTCACCGGCGAGCTGGACGGCGAGCGCGTCTCGGTGACCTCGACCGGCGTCGGGGGTCCCTCGGCGGCCATCGCCGTCGAGGAGCTCGCCCAGCTCGGCGCGCACACCTTCGTCCGCATCGGCACCTGCGGCGCGATGCAGCCGGACATGAGCATCGGCGAGCTCGTCATCGCGTCGGGGGCGATCCGGGACGAGGGGACGACGCGTCAGTACGTCCCGCTCGAGTTCCCCGCCGTGGCGCACCCGGCGGTGCTCGAGGCGCTCGCCGCCTCGGCGGCGGAGCTCGCGGCTCCCTACCGCGTCGGTGTCGTGCACTCCAAGGACTCCTTCTACGGCCAGCACGAGCCGGGCAGGATGCCGATCGCCGACGAGCTCGCCGCGCGCTGGCGCGCCTTCACGGCCGCCGGCGCGCTCTGCTCGGAGATGGAGACGGCGGCGCTGTTCATCGTCGCCGGCGCGGTGCTCAAGGGCAGGGTCGGCTCGGTGCTCGCGGTCGCGGGCAACCAGGTGAGCGGCGAGCACCTCGACCTGCCGGGCGCCCGGGAGCGGCGAGACGCCGGGATCGAGCGCGCCGTCGCCTGCGCGATCGGCGCCCTGCGACGCCTCATCGCCGCCGCTCGCGTCACTTGA
- a CDS encoding AIR synthase related protein: MTGRSTPLPVVPTLTLAEALAQRCARGAWPDGAVRRVRDLLVVDVGTALLVVACDANAAIGSKPADHLRQDPALTGYSAAKVPLMEVLAAGATPLIVVDNLCCELEPTGRGILAGIAEALAQLPGGGVVVTGSDETNMPTVQTGVGVTVLGVARHGELLLGRAQRGDAVACVGTPKDGVTRPYREGDADVASIRHVEAARSSGLVHELLPVGSRGAGYEAGELAATAGLELEVDALPPVDLELSAGASTCFLAAAPPERLEALRAVVGLPVERIGLLR, encoded by the coding sequence GTGACGGGCCGCAGCACCCCGCTCCCGGTCGTCCCGACCCTCACCCTCGCGGAGGCCCTCGCGCAGCGGTGCGCCCGGGGAGCCTGGCCCGACGGCGCGGTCCGGCGCGTGCGCGACCTCCTCGTCGTCGACGTCGGCACCGCCCTCCTCGTGGTGGCCTGCGACGCCAACGCCGCGATCGGGAGCAAGCCAGCCGACCACCTCCGCCAGGACCCGGCGCTGACCGGCTACAGCGCCGCGAAGGTGCCCCTCATGGAGGTCCTCGCGGCGGGCGCGACGCCGCTCATCGTCGTGGACAACCTCTGCTGCGAGCTCGAGCCGACCGGCCGGGGCATCCTCGCCGGCATCGCCGAGGCGCTGGCGCAGCTCCCCGGCGGCGGCGTCGTCGTCACCGGCAGCGACGAGACGAACATGCCGACCGTCCAGACCGGCGTGGGCGTGACCGTCCTCGGCGTCGCCCGTCACGGCGAGCTCCTCCTCGGGCGGGCGCAGCGGGGCGACGCCGTCGCCTGCGTGGGCACACCGAAGGACGGGGTGACCCGCCCCTACCGGGAGGGCGACGCCGACGTCGCCTCCATCCGCCACGTCGAGGCCGCGCGCTCGAGCGGCCTCGTGCACGAGCTGCTCCCCGTGGGCAGCCGCGGAGCCGGCTACGAGGCCGGCGAGCTCGCCGCGACGGCGGGCCTCGAGCTCGAGGTCGACGCCCTGCCCCCCGTCGACCTCGAGCTCTCCGCGGGCGCCAGCACGTGCTTCCTCGCCGCCGCGCCCCCCGAGCGCCTCGAGGCGCTCCGGGCCGTCGTCGGCCTGCCCGTCGAGCGCATCGGTCTCCTGCGGTGA